A stretch of Triticum aestivum cultivar Chinese Spring chromosome 1D, IWGSC CS RefSeq v2.1, whole genome shotgun sequence DNA encodes these proteins:
- the LOC123165205 gene encoding mitochondrial pyruvate carrier 1: MATAFKAFLNSPVGPRTTHFWGPVSNWGFILAGMADMNKPPELISGHMTAVMCVYSGLFMRFAWVVRPRNYFLMATHASNESVQLYQLSRYARAQGYLEKKEPEAQQ; the protein is encoded by the exons ATGGCCACGGCGTTCAAGGCGTTCTTGAACAGCCCCGTCGGCCCCAGGACCACGCACTTCTGGGGACCCGTCAGCAACTGGGGCTTCATCCTCGCG GGTATGGCTGACATGAACAAGCCACCTGAATTGATATCCGGCCATATGACTGCAG TCATGTGTGTGTATTCTGGCCTATTTATGAGGTTCGCATGGGTGGTACGGCCCCGGAACTATTTTCTTATGGCAACCCATGCCTCCAACGAAAGCGTTCAGCTCTACCAGTTATCTCGCTATGCTAGGGCTCAAGG TTACCTGGAGAAGAAAGAGCCTGAAGCCCAACAGTAA